One Methylobacterium sp. AMS5 genomic region harbors:
- a CDS encoding asparaginase: MTKTTGPLTALGLAALTALSAGPARAEPPRIAVVATGGTIAMKLDPTTHAPVPALSGEDLVAAVPKLKDIASVEVTEFSNVPSDYMGPDRWPALSAKLDALLADPGIRGAIVLHGTDTLDQTAYFLDLTLKSDKPVVLVGAQRNASDTDADGPRNLLNAARQILSDGAVGQGVTVTLNHRINAAREVRKTHTSNVETFHSGEAGILGYVDEDRVVFGRRSLRRQTLPLPERMPRVDLVAMYAGADGSQVRHAAESGAEAIVVEAYGWGNVNAEMHDAIAEVIAKGVPVIVATKVHDGRALPVYGFKGGGNTLRKAGAVFAGDLTPDKARILTLLALPAGKEARKDPAALQAVFDK; the protein is encoded by the coding sequence ATGACGAAGACGACAGGACCTCTGACCGCTCTCGGTCTCGCCGCCCTGACCGCATTGTCCGCCGGGCCGGCGCGGGCCGAGCCGCCGCGGATCGCCGTGGTCGCGACCGGCGGCACCATCGCGATGAAGCTCGATCCCACGACCCACGCGCCCGTTCCCGCCCTCTCGGGCGAGGATCTCGTCGCGGCGGTGCCGAAGCTCAAGGACATCGCCTCCGTTGAGGTCACGGAGTTCAGCAACGTGCCGAGCGACTATATGGGCCCGGACCGCTGGCCGGCGCTGAGCGCCAAGCTCGACGCGCTGCTCGCCGATCCCGGCATCCGCGGGGCGATCGTCCTGCACGGGACCGACACCCTCGATCAGACCGCCTACTTCCTCGACCTGACGCTGAAGAGCGACAAGCCGGTGGTGCTGGTGGGGGCGCAACGCAACGCGTCCGACACGGATGCCGACGGCCCGCGCAACCTCCTCAACGCCGCCCGCCAGATCCTGTCCGACGGCGCGGTGGGCCAGGGCGTGACGGTGACGCTCAACCACCGCATCAATGCGGCCCGCGAGGTGCGCAAGACCCACACCAGCAACGTCGAGACCTTCCATTCGGGGGAGGCCGGCATCCTGGGATACGTGGACGAGGACCGTGTCGTGTTCGGCCGCCGCTCCCTGCGCCGCCAGACCCTGCCGCTGCCGGAGCGGATGCCGCGGGTCGATCTCGTGGCGATGTATGCCGGCGCCGACGGATCGCAGGTGCGGCATGCGGCCGAGAGCGGGGCCGAGGCGATCGTGGTCGAGGCCTATGGCTGGGGCAACGTCAACGCCGAGATGCACGACGCCATCGCCGAGGTCATCGCCAAGGGTGTGCCGGTGATCGTGGCGACCAAGGTCCATGATGGCCGTGCGCTCCCGGTCTACGGCTTCAAGGGCGGCGGCAACACCCTGCGAAAGGCCGGCGCGGTGTTCGCCGGCGACCTCACGCCGGACAAGGCCCGCATCCTCACCCTGCTCGCCCTGCCCGCGGGCAAGGAGGCGCGGAAGGACCCCGCGGCCCTGCAGGCCGTGTTCGACAAGTAG
- a CDS encoding N-acetylmuramic acid 6-phosphate etherase, with translation MRTEDASARYVDLDAWGGLDILQALWEGQLAAVAAVGPALPAIDAAARAAEPGLREGGRLVYVGAGTSARIGVQDGAELPPTFDWPEAQLGFAIAGGEGALLRAVEDAEDSAADGAAWIASAEIGPRDVVVGLAASGSTPFTVEALKAARGRGAVTVGISNNPEAPILREAAHGILAATGAEVLAGSTRMKAGTAQKVILNLFSTLVMIRLGRVYRGRMVAMRATNRKLRARGVAMVCELAGCPADVAADALTRAEGDIKRAVLLAGGMSAMRADDLLLRHDGNLRRALREVGRS, from the coding sequence ATGAGGACCGAGGACGCCAGCGCCCGCTACGTCGATCTCGACGCCTGGGGCGGGCTCGACATCCTCCAGGCGCTCTGGGAGGGCCAGCTCGCGGCGGTGGCGGCGGTGGGGCCGGCCCTGCCGGCGATCGATGCGGCGGCGCGGGCCGCCGAGCCGGGCCTGCGCGAGGGCGGGCGGCTGGTCTATGTCGGGGCCGGCACCTCCGCGCGGATCGGCGTGCAGGACGGGGCGGAATTGCCGCCGACCTTCGATTGGCCGGAGGCGCAGCTCGGTTTCGCCATCGCCGGCGGGGAGGGCGCCCTGCTGCGCGCCGTGGAGGATGCGGAGGATTCCGCCGCCGATGGCGCCGCCTGGATCGCAAGCGCCGAGATCGGCCCGCGCGACGTGGTCGTGGGGCTCGCCGCCAGCGGCTCCACGCCCTTCACCGTCGAGGCGCTGAAGGCCGCCCGCGGCCGCGGCGCCGTTACCGTCGGCATCAGCAACAACCCGGAGGCGCCGATCCTGCGCGAGGCCGCCCACGGTATCCTCGCCGCCACGGGGGCCGAGGTGCTGGCGGGCTCCACCCGCATGAAGGCGGGCACGGCACAGAAGGTGATCCTCAACCTATTCTCCACCTTGGTGATGATCCGGCTGGGGCGGGTCTATCGTGGGCGGATGGTGGCGATGCGCGCGACCAACCGGAAGCTGCGCGCCCGCGGCGTCGCCATGGTCTGCGAGCTCGCGGGCTGCCCGGCAGACGTCGCCGCCGACGCCCTGACGCGGGCCGAGGGCGACATCAAGCGCGCAGTGCTGCTCGCGGGGGGGATGAGCGCCATGCGGGCCGACGACCTGCTCCTGCGCCACGACGGCAACCTGCGTCGCGCCCTTCGCGAGGTGGGCCGGTCATGA
- a CDS encoding SIS domain-containing protein yields the protein MSATTFMAREIAAIPAAADALLAAGEAARLGATLRAKSFPFVVVCGRGSSGHAGVHLRYLIETRLGLPVSAAAPSVVTGYDRPPKVAGALFVVVSQSGRSPDLVAATEAARAGGAVTLALVNDPESPAARASDLVLPILAGPEQAVAATKTVTNSALAGAALVAAWAGDGELEQGLTALPERLRQALALDWSAWSADLAGAPAAFVTGRGHGLGPLREIALKLAETLRLPALGYSAAELRHGPRASVSSATPVLALRQADPLAEGVDALVRDLTRDGLRVHACGGPLGTLPWLGDGHPACDPIAMLVPAYRAIEAEARRRGLDPDKPAGLTKVTETL from the coding sequence ATGAGCGCCACGACCTTCATGGCGCGGGAGATCGCCGCGATCCCCGCCGCCGCCGACGCGCTGCTGGCAGCGGGCGAAGCCGCCCGCCTCGGCGCGACATTGCGCGCCAAGAGCTTCCCCTTCGTGGTCGTGTGCGGGCGCGGCAGTTCGGGCCATGCCGGCGTGCATCTGCGCTACCTGATCGAGACGCGGCTCGGCCTGCCGGTTTCGGCCGCCGCACCCTCGGTGGTGACGGGCTATGACCGTCCGCCCAAGGTTGCGGGCGCGCTCTTCGTCGTGGTCTCGCAATCGGGCCGCTCGCCCGATCTCGTCGCGGCGACGGAAGCGGCGCGCGCCGGCGGAGCCGTGACGCTCGCCCTCGTCAACGATCCCGAATCCCCGGCCGCGCGGGCGAGCGACCTCGTCCTGCCGATCCTCGCTGGGCCGGAGCAGGCGGTCGCCGCCACCAAGACGGTGACGAATTCGGCCCTCGCGGGCGCCGCGCTGGTGGCGGCCTGGGCCGGCGACGGGGAGCTGGAACAGGGCCTCACCGCCCTGCCGGAACGGCTGAGACAGGCGCTCGCCCTCGACTGGTCCGCCTGGAGCGCCGACCTCGCGGGCGCGCCCGCGGCCTTCGTCACGGGGCGCGGCCACGGGCTCGGCCCCCTGCGCGAGATCGCCCTCAAGCTCGCCGAGACCCTGCGCCTGCCCGCGCTCGGCTACTCGGCGGCGGAGCTGCGTCACGGCCCCCGCGCCTCCGTCTCAAGCGCAACGCCGGTCCTGGCTTTGCGCCAAGCCGATCCGCTGGCCGAGGGCGTGGACGCGCTCGTGCGCGACCTCACCCGCGACGGGCTGCGGGTCCATGCCTGCGGCGGTCCACTCGGCACCCTGCCCTGGCTCGGCGACGGCCATCCGGCCTGCGACCCCATCGCCATGCTGGTGCCGGCCTACCGCGCCATCGAGGCCGAGGCCCGACGCCGCGGCCTCGACCCGGACAAGCCGGCCGGCCTCACCAAGGTGACGGAGACGCTGTGA
- the cyoD gene encoding cytochrome o ubiquinol oxidase subunit IV yields MSGAAHADDHGHDGHGHDGHGQDAHGHGSFKDYVTGFVLSVILTAIPFWLVMGDVLGDKLVTGVVILGLGAVQIVVHMIYFLHMNTKSEGGWTFMALIFTITLVVITLCGSIWVMHHLNTNMMPVSAEEMRHAP; encoded by the coding sequence ATGAGCGGGGCAGCGCACGCCGACGATCACGGCCATGACGGCCATGGGCACGACGGCCATGGGCAGGACGCCCACGGTCACGGCTCCTTCAAAGACTACGTCACGGGCTTCGTGCTCTCCGTCATCCTGACGGCGATCCCGTTCTGGCTGGTGATGGGCGACGTGCTGGGCGACAAGCTCGTCACCGGCGTCGTCATCCTCGGTCTGGGCGCGGTGCAGATCGTGGTTCACATGATCTACTTCCTGCACATGAACACGAAATCGGAGGGCGGCTGGACCTTCATGGCGCTGATCTTCACGATCACCCTCGTGGTCATCACCCTGTGCGGGTCGATCTGGGTCATGCACCACCTCAACACCAACATGATGCCGGTCTCGGCCGAGGAGATGCGTCACGCTCCCTGA
- the cyoC gene encoding cytochrome o ubiquinol oxidase subunit III, which translates to MATHATHTLVGDRMSGADVPDFLDLEGEHHPEGGTMLGFWIYLMSDCLIFAVLFATYAVLGRSYAAGPSPKDLFDLPIVAVNTSMLLFSSITYGFAMLAMEKDDLAKTQIWLAITGLFGAAFVGLELYEFAHLIHEGATPQRSGFLSAFFTLVGTHGLHVTFGLIWLVTLMIQTRLKGLVAENKRRLMCLSMFWHFLDVIWIGVFTFVYLMGVLQ; encoded by the coding sequence ATGGCAACGCACGCGACCCACACCCTCGTCGGCGACCGGATGTCCGGCGCCGACGTGCCGGACTTCCTCGATCTCGAGGGCGAGCATCACCCGGAAGGGGGCACGATGCTCGGCTTCTGGATCTATCTGATGAGCGACTGCCTCATCTTCGCAGTCCTGTTCGCCACCTACGCCGTGCTCGGCCGCAGCTACGCGGCCGGGCCCTCGCCCAAGGATCTGTTCGACCTGCCCATCGTGGCGGTGAACACGTCGATGCTGCTGTTCTCCTCCATCACCTATGGCTTCGCCATGCTGGCGATGGAGAAGGACGACCTCGCCAAGACCCAGATCTGGCTCGCAATCACCGGCCTGTTCGGCGCGGCCTTCGTCGGGCTCGAACTCTACGAGTTCGCCCACCTGATCCACGAAGGCGCCACGCCCCAGCGCAGCGGCTTCCTGTCCGCGTTCTTCACCCTGGTCGGAACCCACGGCCTGCACGTCACCTTCGGCCTGATCTGGCTCGTCACGCTGATGATCCAGACCCGGCTCAAGGGCCTCGTTGCGGAGAACAAGCGCCGGCTGATGTGCCTGTCGATGTTCTGGCACTTCCTCGACGTCATCTGGATCGGCGTCTTCACCTTCGTGTACCTGATGGGAGTCCTGCAATGA
- a CDS encoding endonuclease/exonuclease/phosphatase family protein, giving the protein MDQSASVASRPLRLLTYNVRHCRGTDGRVAPERVARVIAALAPDIVALQEVDVGRPRTGGLDQAEEIARLVGMFSHFHPALHIEEERYGDAVLTHLPSRLRRAGPLPGLLRRPGLEPRGALWVEVAAGASKLQVLTTHFGLLGAERVAQAKALLGPHWLGDPACHAPAVLLGDFNATGWSRAYRRLSGRLTDARRLTAERRWRRGGATFPSRFPLLRIDHVFVSERVAVERVAVVDTPLARKASDHLPVLAEIRIEPG; this is encoded by the coding sequence TTGGACCAATCGGCATCGGTGGCGTCGCGGCCCTTGCGCCTGCTCACCTACAACGTCCGCCATTGCCGCGGCACCGATGGGCGGGTCGCACCGGAGCGGGTTGCACGGGTGATCGCCGCCTTGGCGCCCGACATCGTCGCGCTCCAAGAGGTCGATGTCGGGCGCCCGCGCACCGGCGGTCTGGATCAGGCGGAGGAGATCGCCCGGCTGGTCGGAATGTTCTCGCATTTCCACCCGGCCCTGCACATCGAGGAGGAGCGCTACGGCGATGCCGTGCTCACCCACCTGCCCTCGCGGCTCCGGCGCGCCGGCCCCCTGCCCGGCCTGCTGCGGCGCCCCGGCCTGGAGCCAAGGGGGGCGCTGTGGGTCGAGGTGGCGGCGGGCGCAAGCAAGCTTCAGGTGCTCACCACCCATTTCGGATTGCTCGGGGCGGAGCGCGTCGCCCAGGCCAAGGCGTTGCTCGGGCCGCACTGGCTCGGCGATCCGGCCTGCCACGCGCCGGCGGTGCTGCTCGGCGACTTCAACGCCACGGGCTGGTCGCGCGCCTACCGCCGGCTGAGCGGCCGCCTCACCGATGCGCGGCGGCTCACCGCGGAGCGGCGCTGGCGGCGCGGCGGGGCGACCTTCCCGAGCCGCTTCCCCCTCCTGCGCATCGACCATGTCTTCGTGAGCGAGCGCGTCGCCGTCGAGCGCGTCGCGGTCGTGGACACGCCGCTGGCGCGGAAGGCGTCCGACCATCTGCCGGTTCTGGCGGAGATACGGATCGAGCCGGGTTGA
- a CDS encoding TVP38/TMEM64 family protein, with translation MDKPSRSAQTWAATAGAAALAVGAWYVLPVEEWLRAFSDWANGLGPYGLLAFGALFFLATLLVVPGTPLTIAGAVAFGWAVMPVVLFSATLGSWLAFVAARHLFRERVRGLIERRPALNATVEAVGDGGWRLMTLMRLSPFVPFNAQNYVFGVTDVGTCAYLVSTVIGMLPGTVVCVYLGVIGRHAGSDEPTHWITLGLGLLATVAAVELTRRRVRAKLEAGKLKLGKAGAR, from the coding sequence ATGGATAAACCCAGCCGCTCGGCCCAGACCTGGGCAGCCACGGCCGGCGCCGCCGCGCTGGCGGTCGGGGCATGGTACGTCCTGCCCGTCGAGGAATGGCTGCGCGCCTTCTCGGACTGGGCGAACGGCCTCGGTCCCTACGGCCTCCTCGCCTTCGGCGCGCTGTTCTTCCTCGCGACTCTCCTCGTCGTGCCGGGCACCCCGCTCACCATCGCCGGGGCCGTCGCCTTCGGCTGGGCGGTGATGCCGGTGGTGCTGTTCTCGGCAACACTGGGCTCCTGGCTCGCCTTCGTCGCCGCCCGCCACTTGTTCCGCGAGCGGGTGCGCGGGCTGATCGAGCGCCGGCCGGCGCTGAACGCCACCGTGGAGGCGGTCGGCGACGGCGGCTGGCGGCTCATGACCCTGATGCGGCTCAGCCCCTTCGTACCGTTCAACGCCCAGAACTACGTCTTCGGGGTGACGGATGTCGGCACCTGCGCCTATCTGGTCTCCACGGTGATCGGCATGCTGCCGGGCACGGTCGTGTGCGTCTATCTCGGCGTCATCGGCCGCCATGCCGGCAGCGACGAGCCGACCCACTGGATCACCCTCGGCCTCGGCCTCCTCGCCACCGTCGCGGCGGTGGAACTCACTCGGCGCCGGGTGCGAGCCAAGCTTGAGGCGGGCAAACTCAAGCTGGGAAAGGCCGGGGCACGATGA
- the nagA gene encoding N-acetylglucosamine-6-phosphate deacetylase, translating to MIPLGTRCDQAICADRVFDGERMLGDRAVVLRGGHIIDVTAEPPAGVPLVRLPAGTVLVPGFIDLQVNGGGGVLLNDDSSVAGIARIAAAHRRGGTTALLPTLITDTRPAIRAAIAGVAAAIRAGIPGILGIHLEGPFLSPQRIGIHDPSRLAEFGPGDAELLTGLGEHGLTLVTLAPERVPAGAVADLVARGARVCAGHTADTGVAIRAAMAEGLTGFTHLFNAMSQIGPRETGAVGVALSEEGTFAGIIADGHHVGDDQLRLALRLKGSERLMLVSDAMPPVGDSRADASFTLFGRRIVRTGDRLTGEDGTLAGAAITMAEAVRHMSTRGGASLAEALAMASLTPARFLGLDGRLGRIAPGFAADLVALSADKAVLGTWIGGEQAV from the coding sequence ATGATCCCTTTGGGAACCCGATGTGATCAAGCGATCTGCGCGGACCGCGTCTTCGACGGCGAGCGGATGCTCGGCGACCGCGCCGTCGTGCTGCGCGGCGGGCACATCATCGACGTCACCGCCGAACCACCTGCGGGCGTGCCCCTTGTCCGGCTGCCGGCGGGCACGGTGCTGGTGCCGGGCTTCATCGACCTTCAGGTCAATGGCGGCGGAGGGGTGCTCCTCAACGACGATTCCAGCGTGGCCGGCATCGCCCGGATCGCGGCGGCGCACCGGCGCGGCGGGACCACCGCCCTGCTGCCGACCCTCATCACCGACACGCGGCCCGCGATCCGGGCGGCCATCGCGGGCGTTGCGGCGGCGATCCGCGCCGGGATTCCCGGTATCCTCGGCATCCACCTCGAAGGGCCGTTCCTGAGCCCGCAGCGGATCGGAATCCACGACCCGTCCCGGCTCGCCGAATTCGGCCCCGGCGACGCCGAACTCCTGACCGGCTTGGGCGAGCACGGCCTCACCCTGGTGACGCTGGCGCCGGAGCGGGTGCCGGCCGGTGCGGTGGCCGACCTCGTCGCCCGCGGCGCCCGGGTCTGCGCCGGGCATACGGCGGATACGGGAGTCGCGATCCGGGCGGCGATGGCGGAAGGGCTCACCGGCTTCACCCACCTGTTCAACGCCATGTCGCAGATCGGGCCGCGCGAGACCGGCGCGGTCGGCGTCGCCCTCTCGGAGGAGGGGACTTTTGCCGGGATCATCGCCGACGGCCATCATGTCGGCGACGACCAGCTTCGGCTGGCTCTGCGCCTCAAGGGAAGCGAGCGGCTGATGCTGGTGAGCGATGCCATGCCACCGGTCGGCGACAGCCGCGCGGACGCGTCCTTCACCCTGTTCGGGCGCCGGATCGTCCGGACCGGCGACCGGCTCACCGGCGAGGACGGCACCCTGGCGGGCGCGGCGATCACCATGGCGGAAGCCGTCCGCCACATGAGCACGCGCGGCGGCGCCTCCCTCGCGGAGGCCCTGGCGATGGCCTCGCTGACCCCGGCCCGCTTCCTCGGACTCGACGGGCGGCTCGGCCGCATCGCCCCCGGCTTTGCGGCCGATCTCGTCGCGCTTTCCGCCGACAAGGCCGTGCTCGGCACCTGGATCGGCGGGGAACAAGCGGTCTGA
- a CDS encoding phospholipase D-like domain-containing protein — protein MRMEFGVGQGSSESWLRPGLTCWRQERAGRVAVLHDGAAYFAAAHAALLKARTSITLIGWSFDPRARLLPGNSPDAGETLAELLRRLKSARPELAIRILIWDMPWPISAGNDHTPDSVRASLGPGIDFRIDGTLPFGACQHQKILVIDDAIAFSGGSDFEVNRWDTPAHRDRDPRRRLPSGEDYPPRHDVMMLVDRDAARALADLARERWRRATGETFPLAGSDEAHDPWPEPLAPHLTDVTVGLARTDPPLDGRPAVTESAALTRASIRAAERFIYLENQYLTSPVVAEALAERLAEPDGPEIVIVLSERSPSGFDRLTMDSARRGLIRALRRADRFDRLRIVAPHTEKGRPILVHAKVAIIDERLLRIGSTNLNNRSLGYDTECDLAVEVPADDAEARAALRRLLVRLLSHHGGCPPDVFAQAFEARGSLRAVLDDPRLMPCSRVCPLVPSRRGPVARLVEAFHLGDPVSPADAWRPWRRRKALRRAKGEVDSKAGAPSPGEVLEHHPERWPPAFGKR, from the coding sequence ATGAGGATGGAATTCGGGGTGGGTCAAGGATCGTCCGAGAGCTGGCTGCGGCCCGGGCTCACCTGCTGGCGGCAGGAGAGGGCGGGGCGCGTCGCGGTGCTGCATGACGGCGCGGCCTATTTCGCCGCCGCCCATGCGGCGCTGCTGAAGGCGCGCACATCCATCACCCTGATCGGCTGGAGCTTCGATCCGCGCGCGCGCCTGCTGCCGGGGAATTCGCCCGATGCGGGCGAGACCCTGGCGGAACTGCTGCGGCGCCTGAAGTCCGCGCGGCCGGAACTCGCCATCCGCATCCTGATCTGGGACATGCCCTGGCCGATCTCGGCGGGCAACGACCACACCCCCGACAGCGTGCGCGCGAGCCTCGGGCCCGGCATCGACTTCCGTATCGACGGCACGCTGCCTTTCGGCGCCTGCCAGCACCAGAAGATCCTCGTGATCGACGACGCGATCGCCTTCAGCGGCGGCAGCGACTTCGAGGTGAACCGCTGGGACACCCCCGCCCACCGCGACCGCGACCCCCGTCGCCGCCTGCCCTCCGGTGAGGACTACCCGCCGCGCCACGACGTGATGATGCTGGTCGATCGTGACGCCGCGCGGGCGCTGGCGGATCTGGCCCGCGAGCGCTGGCGCCGCGCCACCGGCGAGACCTTTCCACTCGCAGGTTCCGACGAAGCCCACGATCCCTGGCCCGAACCCCTCGCGCCGCACCTGACCGACGTGACGGTGGGGCTCGCCCGCACCGATCCGCCGTTGGACGGACGCCCGGCGGTGACGGAGAGCGCCGCGCTCACGCGCGCCTCGATCCGCGCGGCGGAGCGCTTTATCTATCTGGAGAACCAGTATCTCACCTCGCCGGTCGTCGCGGAGGCGCTGGCCGAGCGCCTCGCCGAACCCGACGGGCCGGAGATCGTGATCGTGCTGTCCGAGCGCAGCCCGAGCGGCTTCGACCGCCTGACCATGGACAGCGCCCGCCGCGGCCTGATCCGGGCCCTGCGCCGCGCCGACCGGTTCGACCGGCTGCGGATCGTGGCGCCGCACACGGAGAAAGGCCGGCCGATCCTGGTGCATGCCAAGGTCGCGATCATCGACGAGCGCCTGCTGCGGATCGGCTCGACCAACCTCAACAACCGCTCCCTCGGCTACGACACCGAGTGCGACCTCGCCGTGGAGGTGCCGGCCGACGACGCCGAGGCCCGCGCGGCGCTGCGGCGCCTGCTCGTCCGCCTGCTCTCGCATCACGGCGGCTGCCCGCCCGACGTGTTCGCGCAAGCCTTCGAAGCGCGCGGCTCCCTGCGGGCGGTGCTCGACGATCCCCGTTTGATGCCGTGCTCGCGGGTCTGCCCTCTCGTCCCCTCCCGCCGCGGCCCGGTGGCGCGCCTCGTCGAGGCTTTCCATCTCGGCGACCCGGTGAGCCCCGCCGACGCGTGGCGCCCCTGGCGCCGCCGCAAGGCGCTGCGCCGGGCCAAAGGCGAGGTGGATTCGAAGGCCGGAGCGCCGTCGCCGGGGGAGGTTTTAGAGCATCATCCCGAAAGGTGGCCTCCGGCTTTCGGAAAAAGATGA
- a CDS encoding SURF1 family protein has product MLVRLALILAGLAVTGVFLGLGTWQVERRIWKLDLIDRVEARIRAEPAPAPGPEEWAGLTAASAEYRRVRLTGRFAYDRATLVQAVTARGAGFWVLVPLVTDRGFTVLVNRGFVPAEARERTARAAGEPDGDVTVTGLLRLTEPGGGFLRHNDPAGDRWYSRDVAAIAAARGIDGTPNEVAPYFVDADAAPNPGGLPVGGLTVVAFHNNHLVYALTWYALALMTAAALIYALRGSRKMPRR; this is encoded by the coding sequence TTGCTCGTCCGGCTCGCACTGATCCTGGCGGGCCTTGCGGTGACGGGCGTCTTCCTCGGCCTCGGCACGTGGCAGGTCGAGCGCCGGATCTGGAAGCTCGACCTGATCGACCGGGTCGAAGCCCGCATCCGTGCCGAGCCCGCGCCCGCACCGGGGCCGGAGGAATGGGCCGGTCTCACGGCCGCCTCCGCCGAGTACCGGCGGGTCCGGCTCACCGGGCGCTTCGCTTACGATCGTGCCACGCTGGTCCAGGCCGTGACGGCGCGCGGCGCCGGTTTCTGGGTGCTGGTGCCGCTCGTGACCGACCGCGGCTTCACCGTCCTCGTCAACCGCGGCTTCGTGCCGGCGGAGGCCCGCGAGCGTACGGCCCGTGCCGCGGGTGAGCCGGACGGGGACGTGACGGTCACGGGCCTGTTGCGCCTGACCGAGCCCGGCGGCGGCTTCCTGCGCCACAACGATCCGGCGGGCGACCGCTGGTACTCCCGCGACGTCGCGGCCATCGCCGCCGCCCGCGGGATCGACGGCACGCCGAATGAGGTCGCGCCCTATTTCGTGGATGCCGACGCGGCACCCAATCCCGGCGGCCTGCCGGTCGGCGGCCTCACGGTGGTGGCCTTCCACAACAACCATCTCGTCTACGCGCTGACATGGTACGCCCTCGCGCTGATGACCGCCGCGGCCCTCATCTACGCCCTGAGAGGGTCTCGCAAGATGCCGCGTCGATGA